The genomic region ATTGTAAAAAAATTAAATGAGTGAAATAAGTTTTTTAATGAGAGAATTTATTTTCCTGAAGTTAAATCATTGTTTGAAATGAGTGGAATGTGCTTTTGAAATGGATGAAGCCAGATATTCAAACGAGTAAAATTTGTGTTTTGAAATGATGAGTGAAATAAGTCTTCTGAAACAAGTGAAATATGTTTTCTGAAATTGTCGAAATCagattttttttttcttctgtATGAGCAAATTTATATATTTTTTGAATGAGTGAAATAAGTCTTTTGGAATGAGTGAAATCTGTTTTTCGATTTGACTGAAATCAGTTGTTTGAAATGAGTGAAAACATTTTTCTGAATTGTGTGAAATGAGTGAAATCGCCTCTTTGAAATTAGTAACTTTTTTAGTTGTGTGGAATAAGTATTTTTGAACTAATGAAATCGATGATTTAGAAAAATATTGAATTGTGttatttgaaatgagtgaaatatgttgcttTAAACAAGTGAAATCATTATTTTTGGAAATGATAAAAAAATGAATTGGGTGAAACAAGTCTTCTGAAATAAGTGAAAGTGTTTCCAAATGAGTGAAATCAGcgttttgaaatgagtgaaatcagtgTTTGGAATATATTCAACACCCGGTTTTAAAGAGACGAGTGAAACCTGTTTTTTAGAAATAAGTGAAATATGTTTCATGAATTCTAAAATTATTTAAAATATATTCAAATATTGTTTCAAAGATCTCAACATCGGAAATCCAAATATGTAAAAAGAttcaaaaatagatttttttttcatAAGATACAAATGAATTAATATTTCATAGGAAAAAAAAGTATTAGCTTTTCTATGGGTGGAGAGATAATCAAGTGTCCATGCAGTCAATCTCACGCTCTCTCTCAGGCCTAAAGCTGACACATCTGAGCCCGTAAATTAGGCCATGCTCCTCCGAATAAATTAGGACAGTATTTTTGCTAAGAGTTTCTATACATGGTTTCTTTTGCTCTCTAAGCTATCTACTCTACAAGGAGCCAGAGTTACGGGCTCAATCATTTCaaacacttcatttttttaaacatgtCACAGATCACCATTTACATGCAAATGAGCTCCAAATCATTTGAAATACACATATATACCGAATGGACCAACTTGAAAAAAAGATTCAGTTCTTGTAGTCAAACCAACAAACACGTAAAAGGCACCAAATTACACAGCAAAGCCGAAAATCCCAGCGAGCCTATTCATAGGAGCAGGAGCACCATCCTCCACAAGAAATCTGATCAAGAACAGAAAAGGAAAGTTTCGAAAGAATAGGGGAAGAACAAGAACAcgagagaagaaaaaagaaacacTTGAAAAACCGAAAGCTCCAAATCTACTCAATCAACCATCAAATCCATtcaccaaatcataaaataaaaatAGGGGGGCCGGCGCTCTCCCTGCCGTCTGCCCCCATCTTTTTTACCTCACGCACGAGCATGGGCAATCCCAGCTGGATCATTATGAATTTTGCCGTTCATTTGCTCTCCACGGCAATAACAGGGTGCATTTGATCCGCTAGGATTACAAATCGAAAACGATAGATTCACTGCGGCTCGAAACATCTTTGCAATGACAATGCATAAAATTCCACTGGTTGGTTTTAAACCCCGGAGCACTCAACTACAGCTAACAACACCATAGAAACATAGATGGCCCTTTATTACAACATCTAGTCCTTTGTACTCTACTGCGCATTCCAACCCCGGTTAGAGAGGGGCAGCAAGTTCTTCCAGTTGTGGCTGGAACACCTCACTCATAATGCCACGACCATCAGCTGCTTCTGTTCATCAAAGATAAAGTCATCAGAAAACGACCCACACGTACAATTAACAGCTTCTACAGGCGGATGAGCAACAAACAGTTTCAGCAGTTGCTGTGTTGAGCCTTATGCAAATTTCATCATAACTAAAATAAGCTCAGTGTTTCAAAATCAAGCGAGGGAGAAGTGTTCTGAAAATAACCCACATGTGGCATAAAACAACATTATCGGATATCCAAAACGGTGCTCGAGCACAGGTGAGCTATTTATCCTGGTTCTTGGTAGGCATGGAGACTGGTGTGCCAGAGTGTATATGGTGTTCAACATGTTCAGTATTTTCTCACTACGGTGTTTAAACAATTTCTGACCGACACTGCGGTGTTTAGACATGAAGGGATCCCACTGGCACATCTTTCTTGCTACCTTTCAGATTCCAAGCCAATGCAGTTAACATTAATACTGCATATGCCCCGTTTATATACTGTGACTCCTGACTTTGTAAAGGAGTGCAAACGAGCAATGCTCTACTGGAATATTTGCATCTATCAACATCTCAGAAAACATCACACCCTTGAAACTCCAATAGATAACACCAATAAAATGACAATATGACATCTTTTGAAAAAGTAATGTACAGAAAGGAAAAAATAATCAGAAATCACTAACCTTCAACTGGCAAATCATCCCTTAAAGGTTGATTATTTAGCCAAAGGAACCCCTGCACTTGCGAGACCAACATAAGCAACTTTTAGTCCTCCGACACCCAGAATTACCTTGGCTCTGACCATAATCATATGTAAGCTCTGTCATTGGAGGAATATGCTTAATTGCAAAGAAGGCAATGTGTGGATATCCCTCATCACCATGGTCATATAGAACTGGTTGCCAAAAAACATTAGGTGAGCAGCTGTGGTTCATGAAGCGAGCTATGTTACCAGTATGTTTTGCACTAATAATTATTGGCAACTGCTTAGATGATTCGTTTAAGTCAGAAAGACTAGGTTCACCCAGTAATTCTGGTGCATAGTTCCATCTTAAGTTCTGCTCCGAAGGAGGGGTCTCAAAGATATAATCATCTTCTGCATCAAGAGCATTCTTGTCAACAATTACACCTGCATATTCACAGATAAATGTGCCTGCTCGGATTGGATCCCAACTACGCAGGCCCCAACCTCGATCTCCCGTCTTAAACACTTCAAAGTGGATCTGGATACCTTTTTGTACAACCCGGTTCCGGCAATTATGTAAACAAGTGCATGAATCATTGCACTCGTATAACATAGGCATCCGACTAACAAGTATGCCTGAAGCACTGTAAGGAAGGTCACCAGCATTTCGATGCGTACAAGAACAGTTGTTATCACCGGGTAGGCATACGCTTGTGCATTTGCAGCCTTGCATCTTTCTCATTGAGCTTGGGGAATTCATGTAGTTAAGTTTAGTTGTATAGGTGAAGTGGCTAGGACCTTTCTCATCGTCAACCTCATTTACAAGGCAGATAGGCTTACTTTCCACACCGTATGATATGTCGTGCAATATAACACGATCTCTAGAGGATGGATTTTCCCTCCATTTTTCAGTCTTCTTCCACACTGCAATGCCATCAGGTTGTCCAGGTTCTCTGAGCAACTTGTGTTTAAACATATTGAAACCAGATTTCCCTTTCTCCACCCAGGCTTCTCTGATCTGGTAAAGGCCATCATATATGTATATCTTACCAGTTGAACAAGTCAAGTCTTTCACAGTGCGAACGACTCTAATGGGATTACCCCTATGCAAACTCCTCTCCAGTGCAAGATTACCTCTCTCAAGCTTTTGGTCATCCTTACCAGACATGCCATGTCCACTGTAAACCAGAACATCTGGATCATCATCTTCGGCATCCTCATACACACCAGCTGACACAATACTAATGGCCACGGGGTCCTCCTCGTTACCAAACTTAGCAGACATATAATCTATCCCTGCCATGCTCTGACTATTTAACCCTACCAGGCACATCTCGATTCTGAAGTAGAACATGTCACCAACCTCGACACCTGGAACCTCTCCAATCCTCTTGTTCTTATTGAGGCGAAGTTCAGCGTTCATCATGATACTCCCAGCCTTCAAGTTTTGCTGCTGCTTTGCTActtgcttcacctcatccaactGCATGAGCCGTCGTCGCAGTGCATCAAACATCATAAGCACATTATCTGAGGACTCCCTGGGATCGTCTGAAAACAAAGACGGTAGGTGCAACAGGCTTGTGTCAATTTTTTTAGGCCGGCCACGTTTTGATGTGTCACCACTGTCAACATCTACTGAAAGGCCAGAATGACTTGAAGGAGTCACTGAACTATCAGGCACACGCTTCGGCCGCCCTCTCTTCCTCTTACCACCCTCCAATAAGGTGACTGCAGAAGGAGTCTGCATAAAGGGCTTACTCTCTTTTGAATGAACTGGAGGAGTTGAAGTATCTGGACTATCCTGCACAAGCTTGGGTCGCCGCCCCCTTTTCTTTGTAACAGATTCATGTACACTAGATGCAGGAGGTGTCTGTAAAATAGGTGTACCATCTGCTGCAGGCAATGGAGTTGGTAAGACAGAAACATCTGGCACACGCTTTGGTCGTCCCCTCTTCCTCTTACCAGATTCCTGTGTGACGGCTGAAGGAGGTGTCTGGAGAACAATATTATTAACTTCTGGAGGAGCTGAAGGAACTGAAGGAACCAAATGAACTGTAGGAACCATTGGAACCGGTTGAACTGGAGGAACCGTTGGAACCGGTTGAACTGGAGGAACCGAAGGAACAGTAGTGGTATCTTGCACACGCCTGGATCTCCCCCTCTTCTTCTTACCAGATTCCTGTATAGTGGGTGCTGGAGGAGTTTGCAACACAGGGGTAACCACTGTGTTGTTTGTAGTACCATTAGCATTAGAAGTTCCATTCATATGAGCCGTA from Triticum aestivum cultivar Chinese Spring chromosome 4A, IWGSC CS RefSeq v2.1, whole genome shotgun sequence harbors:
- the LOC123084828 gene encoding histone-lysine N-methyltransferase, H3 lysine-9 specific SUVH1; the encoded protein is MAGNQQPASVVLDYAAVLDAKPLRTLTPMFPAPLGMHTFTPKSSSSVVCVTPFGPYAGGTEQGMPGGVPPMLTSLSAPADPNQVQPYTAHMNGTSNANGTTNNTVVTPVLQTPPAPTIQESGKKKRGRSRRVQDTTTVPSVPPVQPVPTVPPVQPVPMVPTVHLVPSVPSAPPEVNNIVLQTPPSAVTQESGKRKRGRPKRVPDVSVLPTPLPAADGTPILQTPPASSVHESVTKKRGRRPKLVQDSPDTSTPPVHSKESKPFMQTPSAVTLLEGGKRKRGRPKRVPDSSVTPSSHSGLSVDVDSGDTSKRGRPKKIDTSLLHLPSLFSDDPRESSDNVLMMFDALRRRLMQLDEVKQVAKQQQNLKAGSIMMNAELRLNKNKRIGEVPGVEVGDMFYFRIEMCLVGLNSQSMAGIDYMSAKFGNEEDPVAISIVSAGVYEDAEDDDPDVLVYSGHGMSGKDDQKLERGNLALERSLHRGNPIRVVRTVKDLTCSTGKIYIYDGLYQIREAWVEKGKSGFNMFKHKLLREPGQPDGIAVWKKTEKWRENPSSRDRVILHDISYGVESKPICLVNEVDDEKGPSHFTYTTKLNYMNSPSSMRKMQGCKCTSVCLPGDNNCSCTHRNAGDLPYSASGILVSRMPMLYECNDSCTCLHNCRNRVVQKGIQIHFEVFKTGDRGWGLRSWDPIRAGTFICEYAGVIVDKNALDAEDDYIFETPPSEQNLRWNYAPELLGEPSLSDLNESSKQLPIIISAKHTGNIARFMNHSCSPNVFWQPVLYDHGDEGYPHIAFFAIKHIPPMTELTYDYGQSQGNSGCRRTKSCLCWSRKCRGSFG